A single genomic interval of Zingiber officinale cultivar Zhangliang chromosome 4A, Zo_v1.1, whole genome shotgun sequence harbors:
- the LOC121972472 gene encoding uncharacterized protein LOC121972472, producing the protein MAKARPRCEATAKQSLREEREREKIVHTDEMHASVGDRRGEERSVPEIGEKKFHWLEYSPSTNNAYCFYCFLFLNDVNSSNISALVNEGFDNWKRVNQGKTCAFLAHIGSAASSPHTMCERKAENLMRPSQHIDNVMRAQSKEEKEKNRLHLRTSIVTVRWLALQGCAFRGNDESLSSSNRGNFLELVKAFAKMSTKIDKVVLENAPKNVQYIAPEIQKEILHIMANRVRKMVREEVGDKYFCILVDEARDIFKREQMTIILRFVNNYGVLTEKFFAIKTKDVSVIWEFFSHLDNIVNIVTSTKRIAELHTAQRIEIKHMLAIGERDSGSGANQIGNLQRAGATRWSSHYDSVKSLIDFILMELNTRFNESSVELLSLSTALDPKNSFESINIDDICKLAMKFYPEDFTNQDIIALKLIHLVLMLPVSTATTERAFSAMKNVKTTLRNKMEDEFLEDCLTLYIERDLAKDIDIDSIIDEFYVSKSRRAQLC; encoded by the exons ATGGCCAAAGCGAGACCTCGCTGTGAGGCCACCGCCAAGCAATCACTAAGAGAGGAGAGGGAACGGGAGAAGATCGTGCATACCGACGAGATGCATGCCAGTGTCGGAGatcgaagaggagaggagaggagcgtGCCAGAGATCGGAGAGAAG AAATTTCATTGGTTGGAGTATTCGCCTTCAACAAATAATGCATATTGcttttattgttttcttttcctgAATGATGTTAATTCGTCTAATATCTCGGCATTGGTCAATGAAGGATTTGACAATTGGAAAAGGGTAAATCAAGGAAAAACATGTGCATTTCTTGCCCATATTGGTTCTGCAGCTTCTTCGCCTCATACTATGTGCGAGAGAAAGGCTGAAAATTTGATGAGACCCTCGCAACATATTGATAATGTCATGCGTGCCCAATCtaaagaggaaaaagaaaaaaatcgtTTGCATTTGAGGACCTCAATTGTCACTGTTCGCTGGCTAGCACTTCAAGGGTGTGCCTTTAGAGGTAATGATGAATCTCTATCTTCATCTAATCgtgggaattttcttgaattagtAAAGGCTTTTGCAAAAATGAGTACAAAAATTGATAAAGTTGTACTTGAGAATGCTCCAAAAAATGTTCAATATATCGCTCCAGAAATTCAGAAAGAAATTTTACATATTATGGCTAATAGAGTACGAAAGATGGTTCGTGAAGAAGTTGGTGataaatatttttgtattcttgttgatgaagCACGAGATATATTTAAACGAGAGCAAATGACCATTATCTTGAGGTTTGTGAATAATTATGGGGTTTTGACAGAAAAATTTTTTGCCATCAAAA CTAAGGATGTTAGTGTTATTTGGGAGTTCTTTTCTCATTTGGATAATATAGTAAATATTGTTACTTCTACTAAACGCATTGCTGAGTTACATACTGCACAGAGAATTGAAATCAAGCATATGTTGGCAATTGGAGAACGTGATTCTGGAAGTGGGGCTAATCAGATTGGTAATTTACAGCGAGCGGGAGCTACTCGTTGGAGTTCTCACTATGACTCAGTAAAAAGCTTGATAG ATTTCATCTTGATGGAGTTAAATACTCGATTTAATGAGTCATCAGTGGAACTTCTTTCTCTTAGTACTGCTTTAGATCCTAAAAATTCATTTGAATCAATTAACATTGATGATATTTGCAAGCTTGCAATGAAGTTTTATCCTGAAGATTTCACAAATCAAGACATCATTGCTTTGAA ATTGATTCATCTAGTTTTGATGTTACCTGTTTCTACTGCCACTACTGAACGAGCCTTTTCAGCAATGAAGAATGTGAAGACAACACTTCGCAATAAAATGGAGGatgaatttcttgaagattgTTTGACACTTTATATTGAACGAGATTTAGCTAAGGATATAGATATAGATTCTATTATAGATGAATTTTATGTTTCAAAATCTCGTAGAGCACAACTTTGTTGA